Proteins encoded by one window of Brienomyrus brachyistius isolate T26 chromosome 1, BBRACH_0.4, whole genome shotgun sequence:
- the LOC125736284 gene encoding twinfilin-1-like, producing MSHQTGIQAAEEVKEIFAKARNGDYRVLKVNIEDEQLVLGGTKKAGKQWDQDYDSCVLPLLEDGVPCYVLYRLDSSNNQGYEWIFLSWSPDHSAVRHKMLYAATRATVKKEFGGGHIKDELFGTVKDDLSLSGYKKYLTSQAAPLPLTAAEEELRQIKLNEVQTDISVDTKQQTLQGVAFPMDREAVHALEQFKEKKFNYVQLEIDFQRESIKLSSTAPTEVKDLPKRIPKDSARYHFFLYKHSHEGDYLESTVFMYSMPGYKCSIKERMLYSSCKNPLIDMVETGLHIEIAKKLEIESGDELTSDFLYEEVHPKQHAHKQAFAKPKGPAGKRGGRRMIRGPGEGEDED from the exons ATGTCCCATCAAACAGGCATTCAAG CTGCTGAGGAGGTGAAGGAGATTTTCGCAAAGGCGAGGAATGGCGATTATCGGGTCCTGAAGGTTAACATCGAGGACG AACAACTGGTTCTGGGTGGAACGAAGAAAGCTGGTAAACAGTGGGACCAGGACTACGACTCCTGTGTCCTCCCTCTGCTGGAGGACGGGGTACCGTGCTACGTTCTGTACCGGCTGGACTCCTCCAACAACCAAGGATACGAGTGGATCTTCCTGTCCTGGTCTCCCGACCATTCTGCC GTGCGACATAAGATGCTGTATGCTGCTACCAGGGCTACCGTGAAGAAGGAGTTTGGAGGCGGACACATTAAAGATGAGCTGTTCGGTACTGTAAAG GATGACCTGTCTTTGAGCGGgtataaaaaatacctgacctccCAAGCTGCTCCTCTCCCCCTGACTGCCGCGGAGGAGGAACTGAGACAGATCAAACTTAACGAG GTGCAGACAGACATCAGCGTGGACACCAAGCAGCAGACCCTGCAGGGTGTGGCTTTCCCCATGGACCGGGAAGCTGTTCATGCTCTGGAGCAGTTCAAGGAGAAGAAGTTCAACTATGTCCAACTT GAAATCGATTTTCAAAGAGAGAGCATAAAGCTGTCCAGCACGGCTCCCACGGAAGTCAAGGACCTGCCGAAAAGAATTCCCAAAGATTCCGCCCGCTACCATTTCTTCCTGTACAAACATTCCCACGAGGGAGACTACTTGGAATCCACAG TCTTCATGTACTCCATGCCCGGCTACAAGTGCAGCATCAAAGAGAGAATGCTCTACTCCAGCTGCAAGAATCCGCTAATCGACATGGTGGAAACCGGCCTTCACATCGAAATAGCGAAGAAG CTGGAGATTGAAAGCGGCGATGAGCTGACCAGCGACTTCCTGTATGAGGAGGTCCATCCGAAGCAGCATGCGCACAAGCAAGCCTTCGCCAAACCTAAGGGTCCCGCTGGGAAAAGAGGCGGACGTAGGATGATTCGAGGTCCAGGGGAAGGCGAGGACGAAGACTGA
- the irak4 gene encoding interleukin-1 receptor-associated kinase 4 isoform X2, producing MAKSITPSTFVRNLTYGKLCELSDFLDPQDNWKKVIVNIYKPTGEPRYTQNHLRRFEGLVASGKRPTVELLHDWGTTNCTVGDLVEILEKNNLLAAADILLPGREGSAEVTAPLGIVGHLQISQTSQEPVEDEEQPSGSGFRGFSFQELLQMTGNFDDRPALEGGSRLGEGGFGVVYRGCFNGANVAVKKLSCMGDISPQELKIQFKQEVQTLQMLKHKNILDMVGFSCDGDHPCLVCSYMCNGSLLDRLACLGGSSPLSWTRRCLITVGTARGLEYLHDNRHIHRDVKSGNILLDETFEAKLSDFGLTRNSSKHSSSTVLTEKIVGTTAYMAPEALRGEITPKSDIFSLGVVLLEVISGLPPADDSRQPQFLMEMKDEIEDEEMTLEDFVDKKMGPWDQTSVENMYSLSKKCLSERKNRRPQIKEVLTELENALTTLLLEQQSIE from the exons ATGGCTAAATCAATAACCCCATCTACTTTTGTCCGGAATCTGACTTATGGAAAACTCTGCGAATTGTCCGACTTTTTGGATCCTCAAGATAACTGGAAGAAAGTTATTGTCAACATTTATAAACCCACAGGAGAGCCGAGATACACTCAGAATCATTTAAG GAGGTTTGAAGGGTTGGTGGCTTCAGGAAAAAGGCCCACAGTCGAACTTCTGCATGATTGGGGCACCACTAACTGCACAGTGGGTGACTTGGTGGAAATTTTAGAGAAAAACAATCTTCTGGCGGCAGCCGATATTTTGCTCCCAG GAAGAGAGGGGTCCGCTGAGGTGACAGCCCCCCTCGGCATAGTGGGACATCTGCAGATCTCCCAAACCTCTCAAGAGCCAGTGGAGGATGAGGAGCAACCCAGTGGCTCAG GGTTCCGTGGGTTTTCTTTTCAGGAGCTGCTCCAGATGACCGGGAACTTCGACGACAGGCCTGCATTGGAGGGCGGAAGCAgacttggggaggggggctttggTGTGGTGTATCGGGGCTGCTTCAATGGGGCAAATGTAGCCGTCAAGAAGCTGAGCTGC ATGGGTGACATTTCTCCCCAGGAACTGAAAATTCAGTTCAAACAAGAGGTCCAGACTCTGCAGAT GTTGAAACACAAGAATATTTTAGACATGGTTGGCTTTTCTTGTGACGGCgaccatccctgccttgtgtgtTCTTACATGTGCAATGGCTCCTTGCTTGACCGACTGGCTTGCCTT GGTGGGAGTTCTCCTCTTTCTTGGACTAGGAGGTGTCTGATTACCGTAGGAACAGCGAGAGGCCTGGAATATCTACACGATAACCGTCACATCCACAGAGATGTGAAGAG TGGGAACATCTTGCTGGACGAGACATTCGAGGCAAAGCTCTcagacttcgggttgacgcggAATTCTTCCAAGCATAGCTCCTCCACGGTGCTGACTGAGAAGATCGTGGGAACCACGGCTTATATGGCTCCCGAGGCTTTGAGGGGGGAGATCACGCCCAAGTCCGACATCTTCAGCCTGGGCGTG GTGCTGTTAGAGGTGATCTCTGGACTCCCTCCGGCTGATGACTCTCGCCAACCACAGTTTCTT ATGGAAATGAAAGATGAGATCGAGGATGAGGAAATGACGCTTGAGGACTTTGTGGACAAGAAGATGGGACCCTGGGACCAAACATCAGTGGAAAATATGTACTCGCTGTCCAAGAAGTGTCTTAGCGAGAGGAAGAACAGGCGTCCTCAAATAAAGGAG GTGCTGACGGAGCTCGAAAATGCCCTCACGACACTCCTGCTGGAGCAGCAGAGCATTGAGTAA
- the irak4 gene encoding interleukin-1 receptor-associated kinase 4 isoform X1, which produces MAKSITPSTFVRNLTYGKLCELSDFLDPQDNWKKVIVNIYKPTGEPRYTQNHLRRFEGLVASGKRPTVELLHDWGTTNCTVGDLVEILEKNNLLAAADILLPVTRIPVSCSPVPGREGSAEVTAPLGIVGHLQISQTSQEPVEDEEQPSGSGFRGFSFQELLQMTGNFDDRPALEGGSRLGEGGFGVVYRGCFNGANVAVKKLSCMGDISPQELKIQFKQEVQTLQMLKHKNILDMVGFSCDGDHPCLVCSYMCNGSLLDRLACLGGSSPLSWTRRCLITVGTARGLEYLHDNRHIHRDVKSGNILLDETFEAKLSDFGLTRNSSKHSSSTVLTEKIVGTTAYMAPEALRGEITPKSDIFSLGVVLLEVISGLPPADDSRQPQFLMEMKDEIEDEEMTLEDFVDKKMGPWDQTSVENMYSLSKKCLSERKNRRPQIKEVLTELENALTTLLLEQQSIE; this is translated from the exons ATGGCTAAATCAATAACCCCATCTACTTTTGTCCGGAATCTGACTTATGGAAAACTCTGCGAATTGTCCGACTTTTTGGATCCTCAAGATAACTGGAAGAAAGTTATTGTCAACATTTATAAACCCACAGGAGAGCCGAGATACACTCAGAATCATTTAAG GAGGTTTGAAGGGTTGGTGGCTTCAGGAAAAAGGCCCACAGTCGAACTTCTGCATGATTGGGGCACCACTAACTGCACAGTGGGTGACTTGGTGGAAATTTTAGAGAAAAACAATCTTCTGGCGGCAGCCGATATTTTGCTCCCAG TTACCAGGATCCCAGTGTCATGCTCTCCTGTCCCAGGAAGAGAGGGGTCCGCTGAGGTGACAGCCCCCCTCGGCATAGTGGGACATCTGCAGATCTCCCAAACCTCTCAAGAGCCAGTGGAGGATGAGGAGCAACCCAGTGGCTCAG GGTTCCGTGGGTTTTCTTTTCAGGAGCTGCTCCAGATGACCGGGAACTTCGACGACAGGCCTGCATTGGAGGGCGGAAGCAgacttggggaggggggctttggTGTGGTGTATCGGGGCTGCTTCAATGGGGCAAATGTAGCCGTCAAGAAGCTGAGCTGC ATGGGTGACATTTCTCCCCAGGAACTGAAAATTCAGTTCAAACAAGAGGTCCAGACTCTGCAGAT GTTGAAACACAAGAATATTTTAGACATGGTTGGCTTTTCTTGTGACGGCgaccatccctgccttgtgtgtTCTTACATGTGCAATGGCTCCTTGCTTGACCGACTGGCTTGCCTT GGTGGGAGTTCTCCTCTTTCTTGGACTAGGAGGTGTCTGATTACCGTAGGAACAGCGAGAGGCCTGGAATATCTACACGATAACCGTCACATCCACAGAGATGTGAAGAG TGGGAACATCTTGCTGGACGAGACATTCGAGGCAAAGCTCTcagacttcgggttgacgcggAATTCTTCCAAGCATAGCTCCTCCACGGTGCTGACTGAGAAGATCGTGGGAACCACGGCTTATATGGCTCCCGAGGCTTTGAGGGGGGAGATCACGCCCAAGTCCGACATCTTCAGCCTGGGCGTG GTGCTGTTAGAGGTGATCTCTGGACTCCCTCCGGCTGATGACTCTCGCCAACCACAGTTTCTT ATGGAAATGAAAGATGAGATCGAGGATGAGGAAATGACGCTTGAGGACTTTGTGGACAAGAAGATGGGACCCTGGGACCAAACATCAGTGGAAAATATGTACTCGCTGTCCAAGAAGTGTCTTAGCGAGAGGAAGAACAGGCGTCCTCAAATAAAGGAG GTGCTGACGGAGCTCGAAAATGCCCTCACGACACTCCTGCTGGAGCAGCAGAGCATTGAGTAA
- the pus7l gene encoding pseudouridylate synthase PUS7L, with the protein MDQVEMTCSSVSCFISTHEGFQGSIKKFTSDFVVTEINLDGQMVNAESLAKSHSEPLLCSGNRQRGRNYEPKIDQTEGSALTDSSREERASEQGVSDHAFPACVNMWEQHHDLEQILGRSVNDELETFAMENSLCYDHNAGENPGREHISLGTFPDKHQRANVHRAVRHTFPHLMTITTKNEITVKQNPDYKELSCLVSEEESQDFFRFIDAKVPDSVFTFKSDDNKEHRKTVHHFLSKRFGKLVEAKSFTCVNSAEMQGSTITVRFRPRSDASRKRTAADCVKEDIVYTAFVLKKENLETLEAISYMAASLGVLSSDFTYAGIKDKRAVTYQSMVVKKISAERLREKCPDFEKRGIWLSNIHSVSQPLSLGRLRGNHFDLVVRDLRPHCTDLRSDLAQLVDEAVDNIKMNGFVNYYGPQRFGTGQTVQSDRVGLALLKQDVVTAIRLFFTPEDGGDDPSNKAKRLFLETGNAKESLALMPGQKPRERLLLRALHRYGPGQDGCTHAWLSLPHSMRVFYTHAYCSRLWNEAATCRLRQLGCHVVQGDLVWEDREQGEGGEQSTRRIHVVSAVEAADGVYSLRQVVLPMPGNTVKYPENIVGDWYQERLASDGLQDCRFRVVSLKLNLPGCYRPLLAYPQNLTHKLQGHSISLETQDYSDHAAAPNLTLSFDLDSSCYATVCLWEIMKCEL; encoded by the exons ATGGACCAAGTAGAAATGACGTGCAGTTCCGTATCTTGTTTTATTTCAACCCACGAGGGTTTCCAGGGAAGCATAAAAAAATTCACAAGTGACTTTGTAGTGACTGAGATTAATTTAGACGGACAGATGGTGAATGCAGAAAGTTTGGCCAAGTCCCATTCGGAACCATTATTATGTTCTGGTAACCGGCAGCGGGGCCGTAATTATGAACCAAAGATTGACCAAACCGAAGGCTCTGCATTGACTGACAGCAGCAGAGAGGAGAGAGCATCAGAACAGGGTGTGAGCGACCATGCCTTCCCTGCCTGTGTGAATATGTGGGAGCAGCATCATGATCTGGAGCAAATTCTGGGCCGTTCGGTAAATGATGAACTTGAGACGTTTGCCATGGAAAATAGTTTGTGTTATGATCATAATGCGGGCGAAAATCCAGGCAGGGAACACATATCCCTGGGTACATTTCCAGACAAGCACCAACGGGCGAACGTGCATCGTGCAGTGAGACACACCTTCCCTCATCTAATGACCATAACCACCAAAAACGAGATCACAGTAAAGCAAAACCCCGATTACAAAGAGCTTTCCTGCCTGGTTTCGGAGGAAGAATCGCAGGACTTCTTTAGGTTTATAGACGCCAAAGTTCCCGATTCAGTCTTTACTTTCAAGAGTGACGACAATAAAGAGCACAGGAAAACGGTGCATCACTTCCTGAGCAAGCGTTTCGGTAAACTGGTGGAAGCGAAAAGTTTCACCTGCGTTAATAGCGCTGAGATGCAGGGATCGACGATAACAGTGCGGTTCAGGCCGCGGAGTGACGCGTCGAGGAAGCGGACAGCCGCCGATTGCGTCAAGGAAGACATCGTGTATACAG CCTTCGTTCTGAAGAAGGAGAATCTGGAGACTCTGGAGGCTATAAGTTATATGGCTGCATCTCTGGGTGTGCTGTCGTCAGATTTCACCTATGCTGGTATCAAGGACAAGAGGGCCGTCACTTACCAGTCCATGGTTGTGAAAAAGATCTCCGCTGAGAG ACTGAGAGAAAAGTGTCCTGACTTTGAGAAGAGAGGGATCTGGCTCTCCAACATCCATTCCGTGTCCCAGCCTCTAAGTCTCGGGAGGCTGCGAGGAAACCATTTTGACCTGGTTGTTAGGGACCTCAGGCCACACtgcactgatctgagatcagatctGGCTCAGCTGGTGGACGAGGCAGTGGACAACATAAAG ATGAACGGTTTTGTGAATTACTACGGTCCGCAGCGGTTTGGTACCGGCCAGACTGTTCAGAGTGACCGGGTCGGACTCGCGCTGCTTAAGCAAGACGTG GTAACAGCTATCCGGTTGTTCTTTACCCCAGAGGATGGGGGGGATGACCCCTCGAATAAGGCTAAACGCCTCTTCCTGGAGACAG GTAACGCCAAGGAGAGCCTAGCCCTGATGCCGGGGCAGAAGCCGCGTGAGAGGCTGCTTCTCCGCGCTCTGCATCGCTACGGGCCGGGACAGGACGGCTGCACGCACGCATGGCTCAGCCTCCCTCACAGCATGCGCGTCTTCTACACGCACGCCTACTGCAGCCGGCTGTGGAACGAAGCCGCCACCTGCAGGCTGCGGCAGCTGGGATGCCACGTCGTACAGGGTGACCTGGTTTGGGAGGACAGGGagcagggagagggaggggagcaGAGCACTCGTCGG ATTCATGTGGTATCAGCTGTAGAAGCAGCAGACGGCGTTTATTCACTCCGACAG GTTGTTCTGCCAATGCCTGGAAATACGGTGAAATACCCCGAAAACATCGTTGGTGACTGGTACCAGGAGAGGCTGGCGTCTGACGGATTGCAGGACTGCCGGTTCAGAGTGGTGTCTTTGAAGCTGAACTTGCCTGGCTgctatcgccccctgctggcctacCCCCAGAACCTCACGCACAAACTGCAAGGGCACAGTATATCTCTGGAGACCCAGGATTACTCGGATCACGCCGCTGCTCCTAATCTCACTCTGTCGTTTGATCTGGATTCTTCCTGCTATGCCACAGTCTGTCTCTGGGAAATCATGAAGTGTGAGctgtag